A genomic segment from Thiomicrorhabdus aquaedulcis encodes:
- the orn gene encoding oligoribonuclease, translating to MKSDNNLIWIDLEMTGLEPKTHRIIEIATVVTDSNLNVLAQGPVIAIATAQADLDAMDDWCTTHHGQSGLTARVQQSGVSMLEAQQQTITFLGQYVDSGKSPMCGNSICQDRRFMVEQMPELEAFFHYRNLDVSTLKELAKRWAPNVFASHTKSDTHLAMNDIMESISELQHYRSHLFQS from the coding sequence ATGAAGTCTGATAATAATTTAATTTGGATTGATTTAGAGATGACGGGCTTAGAGCCTAAAACTCATCGAATTATTGAAATTGCCACCGTGGTAACCGACAGCAATTTAAATGTGTTGGCACAAGGTCCGGTGATTGCTATCGCCACGGCTCAAGCCGACCTAGACGCTATGGACGACTGGTGCACCACGCATCATGGGCAGTCGGGTTTAACGGCTCGAGTGCAACAAAGTGGTGTGAGTATGTTAGAAGCTCAACAACAAACCATCACATTTTTGGGGCAGTATGTTGACTCGGGTAAATCGCCTATGTGTGGCAACAGCATCTGTCAAGACCGGCGTTTTATGGTTGAGCAAATGCCAGAGTTAGAGGCGTTTTTTCATTACCGTAACTTAGACGTAAGCACGCTTAAAGAGTTAGCCAAACGCTGGGCGCCCAATGTGTTTGCATCGCACACCAAAAGTGATACGCATTTGGCTATGAACGACATTATGGAGTCGATTAGTGAGTTGCAACACTATCGTAGCCATTTGTTTCAATCTTAA
- a CDS encoding acetolactate synthase 3 large subunit: MEMTGAQILVNYLEDEGVEHIWGYPGGAVLPIYDALDTDAKKLSHILVRHEQAAVHAADGYARSTGKPGVVLVTSGPGATNAVTGIATAYMDSIPMVCITGQVPTAMIGLDAFQEIDTVGITRPIVKHNFLVKNVDDLAITLKKAFYLATTGRPGPVVVDIPKDVQTAKSFYVYPQEVEMRSYLPVTKGHSGQIKKAVEMMLSAKRPILYTGGGVILGDASPELTTLTHKLGFPIVQTLMGLGAFPASDKQALGMLGMHGTYEANLSMHHSDLIIAIGSRFDDRVTGNLEKFCPDAKIIHVDIDPASISKNVLVDIPIVGPVKQVLTEMNAILEKTTQKSDAQALAQWWEQIEAWRATQCLRYDTTGSKIKPQAAMQAVWRVTNGDAYVSSDVGQHQMFAAQYYPFDKPRRWLNSGGLGTMGFGLPAAMGAKLAFPNETVICVTGEGSIQMNIQELSTCLQYGFAVKIICLNNGFLGMVRQWQEFFYERRYSMSYMDSLPDFVKLAEAYGHVGVRIEDPKTMEAQLAEVFSDKYKDRLVFVDILTDQQENVYPMIPAGAGLNEMILV; encoded by the coding sequence GTGGAAATGACTGGTGCCCAAATCCTAGTAAACTATCTCGAGGATGAAGGGGTAGAGCACATATGGGGTTATCCTGGTGGGGCGGTATTGCCCATTTACGATGCCCTAGATACAGACGCTAAAAAATTAAGCCATATTTTGGTGCGTCACGAACAGGCGGCTGTGCATGCAGCCGATGGTTATGCGCGCTCTACAGGTAAACCAGGAGTGGTTCTTGTTACGTCGGGTCCCGGTGCCACCAATGCGGTGACCGGAATTGCGACGGCTTATATGGATTCAATTCCCATGGTATGCATTACCGGTCAAGTGCCTACGGCGATGATCGGTTTGGATGCGTTTCAGGAGATTGATACCGTTGGCATAACAAGACCTATCGTAAAACACAACTTCTTAGTCAAGAATGTCGATGACCTTGCTATTACGCTCAAAAAAGCATTTTACTTAGCAACAACTGGCCGACCTGGCCCCGTTGTGGTCGACATTCCTAAAGATGTCCAAACCGCCAAAAGCTTTTATGTATATCCGCAAGAAGTTGAAATGCGCTCCTATCTACCTGTAACGAAGGGCCATAGCGGACAAATTAAAAAAGCCGTAGAGATGATGCTCTCGGCAAAACGTCCAATTTTGTACACGGGCGGTGGCGTTATATTGGGCGATGCGTCGCCCGAGCTAACTACGCTTACGCATAAATTGGGTTTTCCAATTGTGCAGACATTAATGGGATTAGGCGCTTTTCCAGCGTCAGACAAACAAGCTTTAGGCATGTTAGGAATGCACGGTACTTACGAGGCTAATCTGTCGATGCACCACAGCGATTTAATTATTGCCATTGGTTCACGTTTTGATGATCGCGTCACCGGCAATCTAGAAAAGTTTTGTCCAGATGCTAAAATCATTCATGTCGACATAGACCCCGCGTCTATTTCTAAAAACGTCTTGGTTGACATTCCTATTGTGGGGCCGGTTAAGCAAGTGTTAACCGAAATGAACGCCATTTTGGAAAAAACTACGCAAAAATCGGACGCGCAAGCGTTGGCGCAGTGGTGGGAACAAATTGAAGCCTGGCGTGCCACGCAATGTTTACGGTATGACACAACAGGTTCAAAAATTAAGCCTCAAGCCGCCATGCAAGCCGTATGGCGCGTGACTAATGGCGACGCTTACGTGTCGTCTGACGTAGGTCAACACCAAATGTTTGCCGCACAATATTACCCGTTTGACAAACCACGTCGTTGGTTAAATTCGGGCGGTTTGGGTACTATGGGCTTTGGTTTACCGGCGGCCATGGGCGCTAAATTAGCGTTTCCTAACGAAACCGTAATTTGCGTAACCGGCGAAGGGTCTATTCAGATGAACATTCAAGAACTGTCAACCTGTTTACAATATGGGTTTGCGGTCAAAATCATCTGCTTAAACAACGGTTTCTTAGGCATGGTTAGACAATGGCAAGAGTTTTTCTACGAGCGCCGTTACTCTATGTCGTACATGGATTCTTTGCCCGACTTTGTTAAGTTGGCTGAAGCGTACGGCCATGTAGGCGTGCGCATTGAAGACCCTAAAACCATGGAAGCGCAACTGGCTGAGGTGTTTTCGGACAAGTACAAAGACCGCTTAGTGTTTGTTGACATCCTTACCGATCAACAAGAAAACGTGTACCCGATGATTCCGGCCGGTGCCGGGCTCAACGAAATGATTTTGGTGTAG
- the ilvC gene encoding ketol-acid reductoisomerase: MHVYYDKDCDLSIIRGKKVAIIGFGSQGHAHACNLQDSGVDVTVGLRAGSSSIKKAQGYGLKTADVPTAVAGADVVMILTPDEFQSVLYKEEIEPNIKQGAVLAFAHGFAIIYNQVQPRKDLDVIMIAPKAPGHTVRSEFVRGGGVPDLIAIEQDASGNAKAIALAYASGVGGGRTGIIETTFREECETDLFGEQAVLCGGAVELVKAGFDTLVEAGYEPEMAYFECLHELKLIVDLMFEGGIANMNYSISNNAEYGEYVTGPKVINAESREAMRQALKNIQTGEYAKQFILEGQSNYPSMTAARRLNAEHGIEVVGKKLRGMMPWIAANKIVDQEKN, encoded by the coding sequence ATGCACGTTTATTACGATAAAGATTGCGATCTATCCATTATTCGCGGTAAAAAAGTCGCCATCATTGGTTTTGGTTCGCAAGGTCATGCCCACGCATGCAACCTGCAAGATTCAGGCGTTGATGTTACAGTCGGCCTGCGCGCAGGTTCTTCTTCAATCAAAAAAGCACAGGGTTACGGCCTAAAAACTGCTGACGTACCGACCGCAGTAGCGGGTGCTGACGTGGTCATGATTTTAACGCCAGACGAGTTTCAATCGGTACTGTACAAAGAAGAGATTGAGCCTAACATCAAGCAAGGCGCGGTATTAGCGTTTGCACACGGTTTTGCCATCATTTACAACCAAGTTCAGCCACGTAAAGATTTAGACGTCATTATGATTGCGCCTAAAGCACCGGGTCACACCGTACGTTCTGAATTTGTACGTGGCGGCGGGGTTCCTGACCTAATTGCTATTGAGCAAGATGCGTCTGGAAACGCAAAAGCCATCGCACTGGCGTACGCGTCTGGAGTGGGCGGTGGACGTACCGGTATTATCGAAACAACGTTCCGTGAAGAGTGCGAAACTGATCTGTTTGGTGAACAAGCGGTATTGTGCGGTGGTGCGGTTGAACTGGTTAAAGCTGGTTTTGACACCTTGGTTGAAGCAGGCTACGAGCCAGAAATGGCGTACTTTGAATGCTTGCACGAACTTAAGTTGATTGTTGACTTAATGTTTGAAGGCGGCATTGCCAACATGAACTACTCTATTTCTAACAATGCAGAGTACGGCGAATACGTAACAGGTCCAAAAGTGATTAACGCCGAATCACGTGAAGCGATGCGTCAAGCCCTTAAAAACATTCAAACGGGTGAATACGCCAAGCAATTTATTCTTGAAGGCCAGTCAAACTACCCGTCAATGACCGCCGCACGTCGTCTAAACGCCGAGCACGGAATTGAAGTAGTGGGCAAAAAACTTCGTGGCATGATGCCATGGATTGCGGCCAACAAGATTGTTGACCAAGAAAAGAACTAA
- a CDS encoding c-type cytochrome: protein MLKQTLLASVLISSGLFNSAAMAGHGEKPHAHPWSNFALENTLKAMPAGDAIRGKEVHNQMMCSSCHGEHGESPSRNYASLNGQTVAYTTKMMLDYQDGRRWENFGQAEIMVKIAQALTPQQISDVAEFYAANPATVWGDANAKTEPVDMHIDKLVRKGDASRMITPCASCHGAHGEGIGITPAISGQVPEYFVRTMQAYQDQQRHNDVNKGMSQFTHDLTDAEVQALALYYATLVRTR from the coding sequence ATGTTAAAACAAACCCTATTAGCGAGCGTCTTAATCAGCTCAGGCCTGTTTAACAGCGCCGCCATGGCTGGGCACGGTGAAAAACCCCACGCGCATCCATGGAGCAACTTTGCACTCGAAAACACCTTAAAAGCCATGCCCGCCGGAGACGCAATACGCGGCAAAGAGGTACACAATCAAATGATGTGCAGTTCTTGTCATGGTGAACACGGCGAATCGCCCTCGCGCAACTACGCCTCCTTAAACGGCCAAACCGTGGCCTACACCACCAAAATGATGCTCGACTACCAAGACGGTCGTCGCTGGGAAAACTTTGGCCAAGCCGAGATTATGGTTAAAATTGCCCAAGCGTTAACCCCGCAACAAATTAGCGACGTGGCCGAATTTTACGCTGCTAACCCCGCCACGGTATGGGGTGATGCCAACGCTAAGACAGAACCTGTGGACATGCACATTGATAAACTGGTGCGCAAAGGGGACGCCTCACGTATGATTACACCGTGTGCATCGTGTCACGGCGCGCACGGTGAAGGCATAGGCATTACCCCGGCCATTTCGGGACAAGTGCCCGAATATTTTGTGCGCACCATGCAGGCCTATCAAGACCAACAGCGTCATAACGACGTTAACAAAGGCATGTCACAATTTACCCACGACTTAACCGACGCCGAAGTGCAAGCCCTTGCACTGTATTACGCCACGTTAGTTAGAACTCGATAG
- the ilvN gene encoding acetolactate synthase small subunit: MKHIISMLMENESGALSRVAGLFSARGYNIHALTVAPTEDDSLSRLTLVTSGTAAQVEQIVKHLNRLVDVVKVLDLTEGSHIQRELMLIKLSATGDMREEYKRLADIFRGDIIDVTATTYTVQMVGESKKLDAFIDAIDHGLILETIRSGTLGIMRGEKCLHV; this comes from the coding sequence ATGAAACATATTATTTCTATGCTAATGGAAAACGAATCGGGCGCATTGTCACGTGTGGCAGGACTGTTTTCGGCGCGTGGCTACAACATTCACGCGCTTACCGTTGCACCGACCGAAGACGATTCGTTGTCGCGTTTAACCTTAGTCACCAGTGGAACAGCGGCGCAAGTTGAACAAATTGTGAAGCACTTAAACCGTTTAGTGGACGTGGTAAAAGTCTTGGACTTAACCGAAGGCTCGCACATTCAACGTGAACTGATGTTAATTAAACTGTCGGCCACTGGCGACATGCGTGAAGAATATAAGCGTTTAGCGGATATTTTTAGAGGCGACATCATTGACGTCACGGCCACCACGTACACGGTACAAATGGTGGGCGAATCTAAAAAGCTCGATGCCTTTATTGACGCCATTGACCACGGTTTAATCTTAGAAACCATTCGTTCGGGCACGTTGGGCATTATGCGCGGCGAAAAGTGCTTGCACGTTTAG
- a CDS encoding DUF3817 domain-containing protein, producing MKNLKLLSLLEGTSLILLLLIAVPVKRMLGFPELVQIIGPIHGILFIVFNLLLLNAFRVKQITFLQTIIGFIASLIPFGSFVFKAKILNKLPN from the coding sequence ATGAAAAATCTAAAACTGCTTTCGTTGCTCGAAGGCACCTCGCTCATCTTACTGCTGCTAATTGCCGTACCCGTAAAGCGCATGCTGGGTTTTCCCGAGTTAGTTCAAATCATCGGCCCCATCCACGGCATATTATTTATTGTCTTTAACTTACTGTTATTAAACGCGTTTAGAGTAAAACAAATCACCTTCTTACAAACCATCATTGGTTTTATCGCATCGCTCATTCCCTTTGGCAGCTTTGTGTTTAAAGCCAAAATCTTAAACAAACTCCCCAACTAA
- a CDS encoding c-type cytochrome, protein MKLHNTLFTTLALSCTLSSGVVHAEAQNPMATGEAMAWQCAPCHGTNGQEFLEAMPPLAGMPVEQFTQAMLAYREGTRPAVIMDRVARGFTDAEIDAMAQWFVKQPLKQWENTSLTEANAAQAAALNATSDATKSTGEPK, encoded by the coding sequence ATGAAATTACACAACACCTTATTTACCACCCTTGCGCTTAGCTGCACGCTAAGCAGTGGCGTGGTGCACGCCGAAGCTCAAAACCCGATGGCCACCGGTGAGGCCATGGCGTGGCAATGTGCGCCGTGTCACGGCACCAACGGTCAAGAGTTTTTAGAAGCCATGCCGCCCCTCGCCGGTATGCCGGTTGAACAATTTACCCAAGCCATGCTGGCTTACCGTGAAGGCACGCGCCCTGCGGTCATTATGGATCGCGTTGCGCGTGGTTTTACCGACGCCGAAATTGATGCCATGGCGCAATGGTTTGTAAAACAACCGCTTAAACAATGGGAAAACACCAGCTTAACCGAAGCCAATGCGGCGCAAGCGGCTGCTTTAAACGCAACCTCAGATGCCACAAAGTCGACTGGAGAACCAAAATGA
- a CDS encoding NAD(P)/FAD-dependent oxidoreductase: protein MSQLEHKTFNQKITRRDLIKVFGAVAVAGSGIFGASKQAFAKSAAHVVVLGGGVGGATFAKYLRFADPDVKITIIEQYPEYITCLRSNDVIIGMHTLDELTFNLDTIKSKYNVNVIIDTVVGADFDQKTVRTAKGQSIRYDKLVVSPGIDFKFEDYEGYTAEMAEGDFPHAYKAGSQTLKLREQLLALPQGGTAIIATPQNPFRCPPGPYERASFFAEHFKLHNPTAKLIVLDPKDSFTKDVPFKKAWERLYGYKSDNALIEWVSGSDGGRVVRLDAKNMSVETDGGVYKADLINIIPNQRAGALAQNLGLTNASGWCPIERNTMESSLHKEVYVLGDSSIADAMPKSGYSANSQAKVCAQAIADTLKGDAPGTAIYSNVCYSLAGQNYGVSIAAIYEVRDGLIQPKGKSAGVSEITDKAAQPILEAVYQKNWQREFVKDVFS from the coding sequence ATGAGTCAACTTGAACACAAAACATTCAATCAAAAAATCACCCGTCGTGACCTCATTAAAGTCTTTGGTGCAGTGGCGGTAGCCGGTTCTGGTATTTTTGGTGCCAGCAAACAAGCCTTTGCTAAAAGCGCTGCACACGTTGTGGTGTTGGGCGGCGGTGTTGGCGGAGCGACCTTTGCCAAATATTTACGCTTTGCCGACCCGGACGTAAAAATCACCATTATTGAGCAATACCCAGAATACATCACCTGCTTACGCAGTAACGATGTGATTATTGGCATGCACACCTTGGACGAACTCACATTTAACCTAGACACCATTAAATCTAAATACAACGTCAACGTCATTATAGACACCGTTGTTGGTGCCGATTTTGATCAAAAAACCGTTCGCACGGCCAAAGGTCAATCCATACGTTACGACAAATTGGTGGTGTCGCCCGGAATTGATTTCAAATTTGAAGATTACGAAGGGTACACGGCTGAGATGGCTGAAGGTGATTTTCCGCACGCCTACAAAGCTGGCTCGCAAACCCTTAAGTTAAGAGAGCAATTATTGGCACTGCCACAAGGCGGCACCGCTATTATTGCCACGCCACAAAATCCGTTTCGCTGCCCACCTGGGCCTTACGAGCGCGCATCGTTTTTTGCCGAACACTTTAAACTGCACAACCCAACCGCCAAACTGATTGTGCTTGACCCCAAAGACAGCTTTACCAAAGATGTACCGTTTAAAAAAGCCTGGGAACGTTTATACGGTTACAAATCAGACAACGCGCTGATTGAATGGGTATCGGGTTCGGATGGCGGTCGCGTGGTGCGTTTGGACGCTAAAAACATGAGCGTTGAAACCGACGGAGGCGTATACAAAGCCGATTTAATCAACATCATTCCCAACCAACGTGCAGGCGCATTGGCGCAAAACCTGGGCTTAACCAACGCCTCAGGCTGGTGTCCTATCGAGCGCAACACCATGGAATCGTCTTTGCACAAAGAAGTCTATGTGTTGGGCGACAGCAGCATTGCCGACGCCATGCCCAAATCAGGCTATTCGGCCAACTCGCAAGCCAAAGTGTGCGCGCAAGCCATTGCCGACACCCTAAAAGGCGATGCGCCGGGCACCGCTATTTATTCCAACGTCTGTTACAGCTTGGCGGGACAAAACTACGGTGTATCCATTGCCGCCATTTACGAGGTACGGGATGGCTTAATTCAGCCCAAAGGCAAATCGGCTGGCGTATCCGAAATTACCGACAAAGCCGCACAACCCATTTTAGAAGCCGTGTATCAAAAAAACTGGCAACGTGAATTCGTTAAAGACGTATTCTCTTAA